A single Tenacibaculum sp. 190524A02b DNA region contains:
- a CDS encoding carboxypeptidase-like regulatory domain-containing protein encodes MKTLVTTFLLFCITTISSYAQTNRKPIYGVISDKIGVLPNVHIINLNSKQATYTNDYGAFKIPAKTTDSLRFSFIGYETKIVMLTETHFGIHENKFTIEKTTYTLDEVEVKKHNLLGSITSDIRKTPKDRRAEALQKTMDFSKVDMNIVEDDDHIDERVRPHVVRTDPNLAFIGAGTSVYLPFGYSKRLWALRKELALKQGMPAKLISELGEKFFFEDLQIPPERYYHFLEYCNPLGIEALHNKGELLKVIKILENEHKDYLKIINNTK; translated from the coding sequence ATGAAAACCCTTGTAACTACTTTCCTCTTATTTTGTATTACTACAATATCTTCCTATGCACAAACTAATCGTAAACCTATATATGGTGTCATTTCAGATAAAATAGGCGTCTTACCTAATGTGCATATCATAAATTTAAATAGTAAACAAGCTACATATACTAACGATTACGGAGCTTTTAAAATTCCTGCTAAAACAACAGATAGCTTACGTTTTTCTTTTATAGGTTATGAAACTAAAATTGTAATGCTAACCGAAACTCATTTTGGGATACATGAAAATAAATTTACCATTGAAAAAACAACATATACACTTGATGAAGTGGAAGTAAAAAAACATAATTTATTAGGAAGTATTACTTCTGATATTCGTAAAACTCCAAAAGATAGAAGAGCCGAGGCTTTACAAAAAACTATGGATTTTTCTAAAGTTGACATGAATATTGTTGAAGATGATGACCATATTGATGAAAGAGTTAGACCTCATGTGGTAAGAACAGATCCTAACCTTGCTTTTATTGGTGCAGGAACAAGTGTTTATTTACCTTTTGGTTATTCTAAACGTTTATGGGCCTTACGCAAAGAACTAGCTCTGAAGCAAGGAATGCCTGCAAAATTAATTTCAGAACTGGGAGAGAAGTTTTTCTTTGAAGATCTACAAATTCCACCTGAACGTTATTATCACTTTTTAGAATATTGTAATCCACTTGGTATAGAAGCTCTTCATAATAAAGGGGAACTTTTAAAAGTTATTAAAATATTAGAAAATGAACATAAAGACTATTTAAAAATTATCAATAATACTAAATAA
- the pepE gene encoding dipeptidase PepE, whose product MKKLLVASTSTVHGSDYLAYILPTLSEHFKEVETVLFIPYARPSGISYDAYTEIARKAFVKIGKKVKGIHEYINAKEAVKEAEGIFTGGGNTFELVNQLYKNDILEVLKQTLEEGTPYLGTSAGSNICGVTMMNTNDMPIVYPPSFETLGVIPFNINAHYLDPDPSSTHMGETRETRIKEYHIFNETAVLGLREGSWLEVKGEQIVIRGELTARLFQKDKTPSELEVGKEILLK is encoded by the coding sequence ATGAAGAAATTACTAGTAGCAAGCACATCTACAGTACATGGAAGCGATTATTTAGCATATATTTTACCAACTTTATCTGAGCATTTTAAAGAGGTAGAAACAGTATTGTTTATACCTTACGCCAGACCTAGTGGTATAAGTTACGACGCTTATACAGAGATTGCTAGAAAAGCATTTGTGAAAATAGGAAAAAAAGTAAAAGGAATACATGAGTATATTAATGCAAAAGAAGCAGTAAAAGAAGCAGAAGGTATTTTTACTGGAGGTGGTAATACATTTGAATTAGTGAATCAACTATACAAAAACGATATTTTAGAAGTATTAAAACAAACATTAGAAGAGGGAACACCATACTTAGGAACCAGTGCTGGAAGTAATATTTGTGGAGTAACTATGATGAATACCAATGATATGCCTATTGTATACCCTCCAAGTTTTGAAACATTGGGTGTAATTCCATTTAATATAAACGCACATTATTTAGATCCAGACCCAAGCTCTACGCATATGGGAGAAACTAGAGAAACTAGAATTAAAGAATATCATATATTTAATGAAACAGCTGTTTTAGGGTTAAGAGAAGGAAGTTGGTTAGAAGTTAAAGGAGAACAAATTGTTATAAGAGGAGAGTTAACAGCTAGACTTTTTCAAAAAGATAAAACACCATCGGAGCTGGAGGTAGGAAAAGAGATTTTATTGAAGTAA
- a CDS encoding DUF2461 domain-containing protein, with amino-acid sequence MQFQKSSLKFLKDLKENNNREWFGENKAIFTEAQTNAKDLYAAIRQKLEEHDEIDKFKLFRIYRDVRFSKDKTPYQPHFAGSFSRLGAELRGGYYLRIRPGESFLAGGFWEPNKEDLYRIRKEFEIDDSEIREILSEEKFVKYFGGKFDGAELKTAPKGFDKEHSAIDLIRKKGFIAVRNFSDNEVLSKNFMEEINNSYLALRPFFNYMSDVLTTNLNGESIL; translated from the coding sequence ATGCAATTTCAAAAGTCTAGTCTTAAATTTTTAAAAGATTTAAAAGAAAATAATAATAGAGAATGGTTTGGAGAAAATAAAGCTATATTCACTGAAGCACAAACTAATGCTAAAGATTTATATGCTGCTATAAGGCAAAAATTAGAAGAACATGATGAAATAGATAAGTTCAAGTTGTTTAGAATTTATAGAGACGTAAGGTTTAGTAAAGATAAAACACCATATCAGCCTCATTTTGCGGGTTCGTTTTCAAGATTGGGAGCAGAGTTAAGAGGTGGTTATTATTTGAGAATTAGACCAGGAGAAAGTTTTTTAGCTGGAGGTTTTTGGGAACCTAATAAAGAGGATTTATATAGAATTAGAAAAGAGTTTGAAATTGATGATTCAGAAATAAGGGAGATCTTATCAGAAGAAAAATTTGTAAAATATTTTGGAGGTAAATTTGATGGTGCTGAATTAAAAACAGCACCCAAAGGTTTTGATAAAGAGCATAGTGCTATAGATTTAATTCGTAAAAAAGGTTTTATAGCTGTCCGTAATTTTTCAGATAATGAAGTATTGTCTAAAAATTTTATGGAGGAAATAAATAATTCATATTTAGCATTAAGACCTTTCTTTAATTATATGAGTGATGTATTAACTACAAATTTAAATGGAGAATCAATACTATAA
- a CDS encoding DinB family protein, with the protein MIEAIDKNLQRGIKLLENISNEEYSNKSVAPYFSSIGTHMRHVLDVFSCIFNGLECCTVDFSCRERNKLAEEETKEGIKYFHFILEKLYELKSEDFDKIVYVTDDLGLGMVTAKYTLAGALIQAHSHAIHHFASVGFIIHQLGIELPDADFGYNPTTQKAKKVG; encoded by the coding sequence ATGATAGAAGCTATAGATAAAAACCTTCAGCGTGGTATTAAATTATTGGAGAATATTTCAAATGAAGAATATAGTAACAAATCTGTAGCACCTTATTTTTCTAGTATTGGTACACATATGAGGCATGTGTTAGATGTGTTTTCTTGTATATTTAATGGTTTAGAATGTTGCACTGTAGATTTTTCATGTAGAGAGAGAAATAAATTAGCAGAAGAAGAAACTAAAGAAGGCATAAAATACTTTCATTTTATTTTAGAAAAGTTATATGAGTTGAAATCAGAAGATTTTGATAAAATTGTTTACGTAACTGATGATTTAGGATTAGGAATGGTTACAGCGAAATATACTTTAGCAGGAGCTTTAATTCAAGCTCATAGTCATGCCATTCATCATTTTGCAAGTGTAGGGTTTATTATACACCAATTAGGGATAGAGCTTCCTGATGCTGATTTTGGGTATAACCCAACAACTCAAAAAGCAAAAAAAGTGGGGTGA
- a CDS encoding carboxypeptidase-like regulatory domain-containing protein, translated as MQKLLLILLILLSQFSFGQLQNGTLRGIVFDKFGPVENANILNLTTKKGTFTDHKGNFSFYVTIGDEVQVSSVQHETKTFTVAGITLKNNDFQIQLHTKSYVLDEVVIKKHYLTGSLALDLKKVPKDTMNDLVNNMVNNIKNMSMSAIMNSPVGSDEIHLSKAQISTMPSSYSGITLYSGNVGSGGGKKRKEARKKLAKKELFPIKLLHELGGDFFFNTLKIPKDNYYHFIDYCSYTNIESLFYKKKILTVIEILEQESISYLKTIKQKK; from the coding sequence ATGCAAAAACTGCTACTGATACTTCTCATTTTATTATCCCAATTTAGTTTTGGGCAATTACAAAACGGAACTTTAAGAGGTATTGTATTTGATAAGTTTGGTCCTGTTGAAAACGCCAATATTCTTAATTTGACTACTAAAAAAGGAACATTTACTGACCATAAAGGAAACTTTAGTTTTTATGTTACAATTGGTGATGAAGTTCAAGTGTCTTCAGTACAGCACGAAACCAAAACTTTTACTGTAGCTGGAATAACATTAAAAAACAATGATTTCCAAATTCAATTGCATACCAAAAGTTATGTTTTAGATGAAGTTGTTATTAAAAAGCATTATCTAACCGGTAGCTTAGCTCTTGACTTAAAAAAAGTTCCTAAAGATACCATGAATGACTTAGTTAATAATATGGTTAACAATATTAAAAACATGAGCATGAGTGCTATCATGAATAGCCCGGTAGGCAGTGACGAAATTCATTTAAGCAAAGCTCAAATATCAACAATGCCAAGCTCTTATTCTGGTATTACATTATATTCTGGAAATGTTGGCTCAGGCGGTGGTAAAAAACGTAAAGAAGCCCGTAAAAAGCTTGCAAAAAAAGAACTATTTCCAATCAAGCTTTTACATGAATTAGGTGGCGACTTTTTCTTTAATACACTTAAAATTCCAAAAGATAATTATTATCATTTCATCGATTATTGTAGTTACACTAACATTGAATCTTTGTTTTATAAAAAGAAAATTTTAACAGTCATCGAAATATTAGAACAAGAAAGTATTTCGTATCTTAAAACCATAAAACAAAAAAAATGA
- a CDS encoding DUF6702 family protein has product MNKYFKLLSVALLFLNFTIHKNYIAYTEIEYKEDKKSVQIIMNIFVDDIELAVNKEYKTDLKLADKNEDPKSDKYLLKYLNNHSTITINDQKKAYKFIGKEYYGNILSFYLEIENITSFKTIEVQNDILIEHFPDQQNLIRVTVNKNRKSLFLDRKNDKGLLKF; this is encoded by the coding sequence ATGAATAAATATTTTAAATTATTATCTGTTGCTTTATTGTTTTTGAATTTTACAATACATAAAAATTATATTGCTTATACAGAAATAGAATATAAAGAAGATAAAAAAAGTGTTCAAATAATTATGAACATTTTTGTGGATGATATTGAACTAGCTGTAAATAAAGAATATAAAACAGATTTAAAATTGGCTGATAAAAATGAAGATCCTAAATCAGACAAATACTTACTAAAATATTTAAATAATCATTCAACAATTACTATTAATGATCAAAAAAAGGCCTATAAATTTATAGGAAAAGAATATTACGGTAATATTTTATCATTTTATTTAGAAATAGAAAACATTACTTCTTTTAAAACTATTGAAGTACAAAACGATATATTAATAGAACATTTTCCTGACCAACAAAACTTAATAAGAGTTACCGTTAATAAAAATAGAAAAAGTTTATTTTTAGACAGAAAAAATGATAAAGGTTTGTTAAAATTTTAG